A region from the Enoplosus armatus isolate fEnoArm2 chromosome 24, fEnoArm2.hap1, whole genome shotgun sequence genome encodes:
- the LOC139306857 gene encoding OX-2 membrane glycoprotein-like: protein MCGPALQLCLLLWIAGTTVSRTQGEVIAPASLNAEAGRPLLLGCNVTTATGDTVRQVRWLDRHNKILLAYEQSAPVRISHQEPNVQLTASHNDASYITIKRVRPDDEGCYRCIFDVFPTGLQEGGTCVSVTGKVHLEGNKTAVSGKPATLSCWYSLPERVHQVLWRKTAEQGDTTTVASYAKRGHRSIAEQFRGRVSLSLTLGDTQLTFQAVRTEDEACYTCEFHTYPDGTKSAAACLSVYVLPKPEVSHVTSSSGVTEANCTAQARPAAEIMWNVGGDNRTLGPPISSAYDQGDGTTIVTSTLFFQSGLLSDLSVKCIVHHQGLEKPLVVSLNTNVGPAMVILLSVCGVAAVLLLCLCVCLCKCFICTDD from the exons GTGAGGTCATAGCTCCTGCCAGTCTGAACGCTGAGGCCGGTCGTCCCCTGCTGCTGGGCTGCAACGTCACCACGGCAACGGGCGACACCGTCCGGCAAGTGCGCTGGCTCGACCGGCACAACAAGATCCTCCTGGCGTACGAGCAGAGCGCCCCCGTCCGCATCAGCCATCAGGAGCCCAACGTGCAGCTCACCGCCTCCCACAACGACGCCAGCTACATCACCATCAAGAGGGTGCGGCCTGACGACGAGGGCTGCTACCGCTGCATCTTTGACGTTTTCCCCACGGGCCTGCAGGAAGGCGGGACGTGCGTCAGTGTCACTG GTAAAGTGCACCTGGAGGGCAACAAGACGGCCGTGAGCGGGAAGCCGGCTACCCTGTCCTGCTGGTACAGCCTCCCCGAGAGGGTGCACCAGGTGCTGTGGAGGAAGACGGCCGAGCAGGGCGACACCACCACCGTGGCCTCCTACGCCAAGCGCGGCCACCGGAGCATAGCGGAGCAGTTCCGGGGTAGGGTGAGCTTGAGCCTAACCCTGGGCGACACCCAACTGACCTTCCAGGCGGTCAGGACGGAGGACGAGGCCTGCTACACTTGCGAGTTCCACACATACCCAGACGGCACCAAAAGCGCCGccgcctgcctctctgtttatG TTTTACCCAAACCAGAGGTGAGCCACGTGACCTCGTCCTCAGGCGTCACTGAGGCAAACTGCACCGCCCAGGCCCGACCCGCAGCAGAGATCATGTGGAACGTCGGCGGGGACAACCGAACGCTCGGGCCGCCCATTTCCTCTGCCTACGATCAGGGCGACGGCACGACGATAGTGACGAGCACGCTGTTCTTCCAATCGGGGCTGCTCAGTGACCTGTCCGTCAAGTGCATCGTGCACCACCAGGGTCTTGAGAAGCCCCTCGTGGTGTCCCTCAACACAAACG tgGGTCCAGCCATGGTCATCCTCCTCTCGGTGTGCGGCGTGGCAGCCgtcctcctcctgtgtctgtgtgtgtgtctctgcaagTGCTTCATCTGCACTGACG ACTGA
- the LOC139307002 gene encoding B- and T-lymphocyte attenuator-like translates to MVKMKGKKKGEEVSLKRQLEDDGGFLSVPIMRPSWTILHVSIVAALLLTLNADREDSDCEVEIRVWRNTLYEAFLGDDLRMNCTVVFCNNSPPTVSWYKLEKQFVPVSRSSHIKTEWKRLNHSQGISYLVFQNILTSDSGVYQCGGGGSVSHNINVSVNALYDEHVNVSQKNDTNIDTFILDKLPLFLTDGTAENLWMYGYTAAGIVAFVILVIIISVALMQGCKGKSKKDMQTENQYLAIPMVEQPLPHASLQNLPRGSPSAPPPRRSIQSKTPPSQPNELPSPRDNEQLYGKINGDRVRKRNTVEEEGGSLVYAALNHQLPAGAAARPRRPQEESSEYAAIRVKDPTPSRH, encoded by the exons ATGGTGAAGatgaaagggaagaagaagggagaggaagTCAGCTTGAAGAGG CAACTGGAAGATGACGGGGGTTTTCTGAGTGTTCCCATCATGAGGCCAAGCTGGACCATCCTGCATGTGTCCATCGTGGCAGCGCTGCTTCTCACCTTAAACGCTGACC GTGAAGATTCAGATTGTGAAGTTGAAATTAGAGTATGGCGCAACACGCTTTATGAAGCCTTCCTTGGGGACGACCTTAGGATGAACTGCACAGTTGTTTTCTGCAACAATTCACCACCAACAGTCTCCTGGTATAAACTTGAGAAACAGTTTGTCCCTGTCAGCAGAAGCAGTCACATTAAAACAGAGTGGAAACGTTTAAACCATTCACAAGGGATATCGTATTTGGTCTTCCAAAACATCCTCACAAGTGACTCAGGTGTGTATCagtgtggaggtggaggcagtgtgagtCATAACATCAATGTCAGTGTCAATG CACTTTATGATGAGCATGTCAATGTTTCACAGAAGAATGATACAA ACATAGACACATTCATATTGGACaaacttcctctttttctcacagACGGAACCGCAGAAAATCTATGGATGTACGGTTACACTGCTGCTGGGATTGTGGCATTCGTCATCCTCGTGATTATTATATCTGTTGCATTAATGCAAGGGTGTAAAG GGAAATCAAAGAAAGACATGCAAACTGAAAATCAG taCCTGGCAATCCCCATGGTTGAGCAACCCCTCCCACACGCCAGCCTCCAGAACTTGCCAAGAGGAAGCCCCTCTGCCCCGCCGCCTCGGAGATCTATCCAGAGCAAGACACCGCCCTCGCAACCCAATGAGTTGCCATCACCAAGAGACAATGAGCAGCTTTACGGCAAGATAAATGGggacagagtgagaaagaggaatacggtggaggaagagggggggtcCCTTGTGTACGCTGCTCTTAACCATCAGCTTCCAGCGGGGGCTGCTGCTCGGCCGCGGAGGCCGCAGGAGGAGAGTTCAGAGTACGCAGCGATCCGTGTTAAAGACCCAACACCCAGTAGACACTAG